CAGCTCGCAACCTCCCTGGCGCGCCTATCCGCAACCGCCCCCCTAGCTGTCACAGTGCGATCGCGAGCCGGCCACCGCCTCGCGGCGGCCGACAGATAGCGAATCACGAGGTCCGCCTCGTCGGGCCGCAACATCGCCCGCGGCGCCATCTCGTCGACGAAGCCGCGCCAGGCGTCGGGCGGGTACTCGCGCGGCGCGTGCAGCGGATGGCAGCCCGAGCAATGCGCCACGTACAGCTCGCGGCCGCGTTCGAGGTCGGCGCGCGTGGTCTGCGGCCAGGTTTGCCGCGCGCGGGTCACGTCGGCGTCGGTCGGCCGCGGGATCCCGGAGCTGCACGCCGCGGCCGCGACCGCGAGCGCGACCGCGGCGGCGAGCGCGAGGGGCGCGCGGCGGCGAGCCCGTGTGCGACTGGGGTGGGCCATCAGATGTGGAATGCCAGCAGCACGCGGGCCATGTACCGCTCGTGTTCGTCGAGGATGAGCGTGCCGTCGCCTTCTTTCTTGAGAGCCGGCAGCTGGGGCATGAACGTCGCCGCAATCCACCACGTCTCGGTCGCGTACGCAACCTGCGGGCCGGCGAACAGCGCCGAGTGCTCCCACTCGCCGTGCGCGATTTCGTTGTGGTTGAGCACCTCGACCCCGGCGGTGAAGTTCGGCGATAGGTAGTAGGCCAGGCCGAACGACGGCGCCAGCACGAACTCCGGCTCCATCTCGACCTCGCCCTCGTCCATCTCGCCTTCGAACTCGAGCTCGAGTTCGCCGACCAGGTTCGCGACCACGAGCAGGTTGCCGATCTTCTTGTCGAACAACAGCTTCGCTTCCAGCTCGAGTTCTTCCGGTCCGGCGCCGACCTCGCCGTAGAGGCCGAAGCCGACCCGGTCGGCCACCGGGTCGCTGACCTTGTACTTCCACTCGGACGACACGCCCTGGAACTCGCTGCCGGTGGACAGCACTCCCGGCGCCGTCTCGGCTGCCGCCGCCGAGAAGTTCAGATAGAACGCGGACTGCAGGCGGTCGGTGAGCCCCCATTCCAGCTCGACGCGCTGGTCGAACCGAAGATAGAAGTCGTCCCGCCCGATGCGGGGCGTGGTCCACAGCTCGAGTTCGCGTGCGCCCGCCGGCAGCACGGCCGTCTCGTAGTTGAACGT
This DNA window, taken from Deltaproteobacteria bacterium, encodes the following:
- a CDS encoding cytochrome c; this encodes MAHPSRTRARRRAPLALAAAVALAVAAAACSSGIPRPTDADVTRARQTWPQTTRADLERGRELYVAHCSGCHPLHAPREYPPDAWRGFVDEMAPRAMLRPDEADLVIRYLSAAARRWPARDRTVTARGAVADRRAREVASCEARFGARPQRTRARIPLRNRRARGRTPTIARRSRPQPLAIATAS